The Strix aluco isolate bStrAlu1 chromosome Z, bStrAlu1.hap1, whole genome shotgun sequence genome contains a region encoding:
- the F2R gene encoding proteinase-activated receptor 1 translates to MGPRALPALLCALALAVLGCPRPSPAAAAAAPLASPYNSSTPQLRSFVISSVSHQDDPIPTEDDTENDLEVASGTTNQTGSFLHEQRTVSVQTAQFLTSPWLTRFVPSVYTLVLVLSLPLNITAILVFLKKMKIEKPAVVYMLNLALADVLFVSVLPFKIAYHFSGNDWCFGPQMCRFITAAFYCNMYCSIMLMTSISFDRFLAVVYPMKSLGWRTLTRASLICFIIWLVAITGVIPFLIREQTMEIPKLNITTCHDVLRESELQGYYLHFFSIFSSVFFVVPFIISTVCYVCIIRCLSSSTIVAKQNKKTRALLLCVAVFFVFVICFGPTNVLLLIHYIHFSYDNSLEYLYFAYLLCVCISSVSCCIDPLIYYYASSQYQRQLFNLFNCKKTFDPNSSNSSGQSMSTTSRRSTCSTNVNNSVYRKLTSNALR, encoded by the exons ATGGGGCCGCGGGCGCTGCCCGCGCTGCTCTGCGCCCTGGCCCTGGCCGTGCTCGGCTGCCCGCGCCCgtctcccgccgccgccgccgccgcccccctcg cCTCCCCATATAACAGCAGCACACCACAGCTCAGAAGTTTTGTAATCTCTTCTGTAAGTCACCAGGATGACCCTATACCTACTGAAGATGATACTGAAAATGACTTGGAAGTTGCATCGGGAACCACCAATCAGACTGGATCATTCCTACATGAACAACGTACAGTGTCAGTGCAAACAGCACAGTTCCTCACTAGTCCGTGGCTAACACGTTTTGTCCCTTCGGTTTACACCTTAGTGCTTGTGCTGAGTCTCCCTCTGAACATTACAGCAATACTcgtgtttctgaaaaaaatgaaaattgaaaaacCAGCTGTAGTATACATGCTGAATTTGGCCCTTGCAGATGTCCTGTTTGTAAGTGTGCTTCCTTTCAAGATTGCTTATCACTTTTCTGGAAATGACTGGTGTTTTGGACCTCAGATGTGCCGTTTCATCACTGCTGCCTTCTACTGTAATATGTACTGTTCAATAATGCTTATGACGAGCATAAGCTTTGATCGCTTTTTAGCAGTGGTGTATCCCATGAAGTCTCTTGGGTGGCGTACATTAACACGTGCCTCACTGATTTGTTTCATCATATGGCTTGTAGCAATAACTGGGGTTATACCTTTTCTCATCAGAGAGCAAACAATGGAAATACCCAAGTTAAATATAACTACTTGCCATGATGTGCTTAGAGAATCTGAACTTCAAGGGTATTATCTCCACTTCTTCTCCATCTTCTCATCTGTGTTTTTTGTAGTGCCATTTATAATTTCTACTGTCTGTTATGTGTGTATCATCCGATGTCTTAGTTCTTCTACCATtgttgcaaaacaaaataagaagaCCCGTGCCTTGCTCTTGTGTGTggctgttttttttgtttttgttatttgcTTTGGGCCAACAAATGTCCTTCTATTAATTCATTATATCCATTTTTCTTATGACAACAGCCTGGAGTATCTCTACTTTGCCTATCTACTATGTGTTTGTATCAGCAGCGTTAGCTGTTGTATTGACCCCCTTATTTACTACTATGCTTCTTCTCAGTATCAGAGACAACTTTTCAATCTCTTCAATTGTAAAAAGACTTTTGATCCTAACAGTAGTAACAGCAGTGGCCAGTCAATGTCTACCACTAGTAGAAGGTCTACGTGCTCTACTAATGTGAATAACAGTGTCTACAGGAAATTAACTAGCAATGCATTGAGATAA